A DNA window from Centropristis striata isolate RG_2023a ecotype Rhode Island chromosome 10, C.striata_1.0, whole genome shotgun sequence contains the following coding sequences:
- the sp5a gene encoding transcription factor Sp5a — MAAVAVLRNETLQAFLQDRTPNSSPENCKHSPLALLAATCNRIGHHHGSNHTDFLQVPYDPTLGSPSRLFHPWTNEGTPQSSLATNSTFGLSSKPQLSAHIQSSFSSHHELPLTPPADPSYPYDFSPVKMLPCSMQSLQSSCPPTYVPAVSYAAPTPIPPAMPSFVTGPSGLVHQQQRQLSPNPGEDIPWWSLQQGTHVSHSSSLGHHRFQLQRGLVLGHTDFAQYQTQIAALLHTKSPLATARRCRRCRCPNCQSSTSSDEPGKKKQHICHIPGCGKVYGKTSHLKAHLRWHSGERPFVCNWLFCGKSFTRSDELQRHLRTHTGEKRFVCPDCCKRFMRSDHLAKHVKTHQNKKSKCHDKTLDHVKREDTRNML; from the exons ATGGCAGCAGTGGCTGTACTGCGGAATGAAACACTCCAGGCTTTTCTTCAG GATCGCACTCCAAACTCTTCTCCAGAGAACTGTAAGCACTCTCCGCTGGCTCTCCTGGCTGCCACTTGTAACCGGATCGGGCATCACCACGGATCAAACCACACAGATTTCCTCCAGGTCCCTTACGACCCAACACTGGGCTCCCCTTCGCGTTTGTTTCACCCGTGGACTAACGAGGGGACCCCTCAGAGCAGCCTGGCCACTAACTCTACTTTCGGACTATCCTCCAAGCCCCAGCTGTCTGCGCACATCCAGAGCTCCTTCAGCTCGCACCACGAACTGCCCCTCACCCCTCCGGCGGACCCCTCGTACCCCTATGACTTCTCCCCTGTGAAGATGTTACCTTGCTCCATGCAGTCTCTGCAGTCCTCCTGCCCCCCCACCTACGTCCCCGCCGTCAGTTACGCAGCCCCAACTCCCATTCCGCCCGCAATGCCAAGTTTTGTCACGGGACCCTCCGGCCTTGTgcaccagcagcagagacagtTGTCCCCAAACCCTGGAGAGGATATTCCGTGGTGGAGCCTGCAGCAGGGGACCCATGTCAGTCACTCTTCCTCCCTTGGTCACCATCGCTTCCAGCTGCAGAGGGGCTTGGTTCTGGGACATACGGACTTTGCGCAATACCAGACGCAAATCGCGGCTCTGCTGCACACAAAGTCCCCCCTCGCGACTGCGCGGCGGTGCAGGAGGTGCAGGTGTCCGAACTGCCAGTCCTCCACGTCCAGCGACGAGCCTGGCAAGAAGAAGCAGCACATTTGTCACATACCGGGTTGCGGGAAAGTTTACGGGAAAACTTCTCACCTCAAAGCGCACCTGAGGTGGCACTCTGGGGAGCGGCCGTTTGTGTGCAACTGGCTGTTCTGTGGTAAGAGTTTCACCAGGTCGGATGAGCTGCAGAGACACCTGAGGACTCACACGGGGGAGAAGCGCTTTGTTTGCCCGGACTGCTGCAAGAGGTTCATGAGGAGTGACCACTTGGCAAAACATGTCAAAACTCACCAGAACAAAAAAAGCAAGTGCCACGACAAGACACTTGACCATGTCAAAAGGGAGGACACGAGGAATATGTTGTAA